The following coding sequences lie in one Homo sapiens chromosome 6 genomic scaffold, GRCh38.p14 alternate locus group ALT_REF_LOCI_5 HSCHR6_MHC_MCF_CTG1 genomic window:
- the AIF1 gene encoding allograft inflammatory factor 1 isoform X1, whose amino-acid sequence MSQTRDLQGGKAFGLLKAQQEERLDEINKQFLDDPKYSSDEDLPSKLEGFKEKYMEFDLNGNGDIGEKRVICGGRVVCRPKKTEVSPTCSIPHDLGGGPPTTVGGRRMGMRKWERRERVSPPSPHPHPLPPDIMSLKRMLEKLGVPKTHLELKKLIGEVSSGSGETFSYPDFLRMMLGKRSAILKM is encoded by the exons ATGAGCCAAACCAGGGATTTACAGG GAGGAAAAGCTTTCGGACTGCTGAAGGCCCAGCAGGAAGAGAGGCTGGATGAGATCAACAAG CAATTCCTAGACGATCCCAAATATAGCAGTGATGAGGATCTGCCCTCCAAACTGGAAGGCTTCAAAG AGAAATACATGGAGTTTGACCTTAATGGAAATGGCGATATTGGTGAGAAACGGGTGATTTGCGGGGGCAGGGTGGTGTGCAGGCCTAAGAAGACAGAGGTCTCTCCTACATGCTCCATTCCTCATGATTTGGGAGGGGGCCCACCTACCacagtgggaggaaggagaatgggGATGCGGaagtgggagaggagagagagggtctccccaccttctccccatccccatcctctGCCCCCAGATATCATGTCCCTGAAACGAATGCTGGAGAAACTTGGAGTCCCCAAGACTCACCTAGAGCTAAAGAAATTAATTGGAGAGGTGTCCAGTGGCTCCGGGGAGACGTTCAGCTACCCTGACTTTCTCAGGATGATGCTGGGCAAGAGATCTGCCATCCTAAAAATGTGA